DNA from Globicephala melas chromosome 11, mGloMel1.2, whole genome shotgun sequence:
TTGCATAGTATGGAGAAATCATAATGTATTAAGCACTCTTAATAATACATTGAGGGAATttagatacaattttttttcaaggaCTTTATTCTCTTTCCAAATCCTTGAGAAAACAGGTGTCCTCATCTTATACAGCTTCCTACTGATAGAAACTTGCCCTTCAACTTAGCTTTTTAATCTGCTTCTCTGTACCATCTGATCAATCAagtaatgcattttattttctcaaatttctcATTTGCTCCCACTTTTCTACCTAGTCTCCCAGGGATACATACACATTTCCATTACTCCAGCATCCTGTCTCTCACCTCTGATGtctgccccctcccttctcctttgcTCCCCTTACAAatgcttcctttcctttcattttcaagatactttttaaaaaattaattttattttatttttggctgcattgggtcttcgttgcggtgcgcgggcctctcattgcggtggcttctcttgttgcggagcccgggtactaggcgtgcgggcttcagtacttgtggcacctgggctcagtagttgtggcgcacaggcttagttgctctgcggcacgtgggatcttccaggaccagggcttgaacccgtgtcgcctgcattggcaggtggattcttaaccactgcgccaccagggaaacccttaagATACTATCTTAATTGATTCTGATCACAACTCTATTCAATGCTTTAGGCTCAGTTCCACATTGGGAGTAACCTTTAATAATCTGAAGATAGAATTCAATTGTTTAAAAGAAACTATTAATAAGCCCTTGGTAGAGTTACATGTACAGGACTTGGGAACAaaatatggctttttttttttttaagtagttttttGGAGAGGGCAGGGAAGAGGAAAGTAGTTGGTACTTTAAGGAAATGTTAGGGACCATAGGGAAATCTATTCACCATTTCAAGACTACTAACAAATGATCATCTCTCAGTTGGGACATTGGAGAGACAGCCTTTAAAGGTCATGAAGCCTGCATGGCAAATGCTGCACACAAATGTGGGTtaataataactttgtatagCAAGGCAGATGCCAGGTAGCATAAAAGCACATGCAGACAGCGCTAATTCTGGAGTCCCGGAAGCTGTGAGGTGCTCATCCGTCACATGGCCATCTGGAAGGTAGAGACACTTGGTCATTAAAGGAAATCCCTCGGGCACTTTATCCTGTTGGCAAACACGTGGCACATCTACACGAACCCAAAAGCAGTTAGGGCCCAAGATTTGATGAGTACAATGTGCTTATGGGATCAACAGTACCGATTATGTGCACTTAGACTCCCCTGAGAAAATATTGCGACAAACTGTTAACTTGATCTTCCCTGGATACATGCTCTCACACCTGGTAACCTACCCCAGCCGGTGACGCCTATAATTGCTGGCGTGTGGCAGAACTTGGTTAGGCTCTGATGCTAAGGAGACAGAACATTTTGCGTCCCGAGTTCCAGGGAGAAAATGTGGTCCCCACCTATCCAGCCATTCCACCCACACCTTCCAGTCACCTATCCTGGGCCTGATACCCaatgcaaaaggaaaagacaatccCTGCCTGGATTGGGGTCCCATGTTGTACTCAAGGaagcatttgttttcattttcaatttgttGAACATTTTCAATTTCTGACACATGCAGGGTCAGAAGTAGGAGAGGTCTCTGAACTAAGGTGGCCCTAGAAATCTGGCTCAGGTTGGGGTAGGGAGCAAACCCTCTCCTCTTGTTCTCTTCTAGGTCCCTGCCCTTGTCATTGTTTTCCTCAAATCAGTAAAAATCAATGAGGTGAAAGGGTTATGAGACCAATCACCAGGGGGCGCCCTAGAGGGGCCTTTTAGGATCCCTGAAGAATTTCCTAAGAAAGGAGAGTGGGGTCAGTTCCTCTGGTGGAATTTAAGGGCAATAATTGGAGTTGGGTGCCCCCAACCCTGCTGTGGGGTGGGCACTGAGCTGCCCCCCTGGAGCCTGTCTGGGTCTCCCTGCCCAAAGAAAGGAACGCCAGAGAGTGTCTCTTCGTGTTTAAGAGGCCAagtcttttcttgtttatttgccTCTATAGAATTTCACATACTGTAGAATGTCAAATAGACTTGAAATAACTCTCCACTTGAAAGGCAGCACGACTGGCCACATATTGAGGAAGTAAATATCAAGGACACCAGGGCGACCATCCCATCTGGAGTCCTTGATGCTTTTACAGGGAGAGCTCTGGCTGCCAGTCTTCAGCAAGCCATGAGGTAAGAGGAGAGACCCTGTTAATTAAGTGTCCACAGGCAACTAACTAACCTGAGAGGGCAAAAGGGGCAACCCTTTGCTTACCACAACCAGGTAGGAAAGGCTGAGGAAAGCAGCGGAACTGGCCGTGCCAGCATTTACACATGGAACACTTTCTGGGCAGCCAGGTGTCATGGGGCACAGATCCACAGTTCCTGAGGATGAACGGACATGCGGAGTTTAAATCcccacctctccttccctctcctctccacccccagcccgTTTCAGTGGCTTACTCTTTGCGCATGTCATGCTCACAGTTCCGTCCATAGAAAGAGGGGGGGCAGGCACAAAAGGACCCCAGCATGCAGGTTCCCCCATTCAGACAGCAGGTTCTGTTTAGCTCCTTACCTGAAATGTAAGAAAAGTGGCTGAGAGGGTGGAAGGATTGAAAAACTGAATTCCCGTTAACCAAGGTTAATATGGCGGTAAGGACTTAATCTCCCCAAGTGTTGACAGATGTCTATAAACATTGTAAACCTAACAGAATAAGACTCTCCTTTTTAGTGTTCCTTTGGCCACCCGTGGTTTTGATCAGCGAAATCTTTTTTCATGCATAAGCCAGTGGTGGTACCTGGAGTCCCCAGCATGAAGTGGGATCAGGTGAGGGAAACTGCATTCTGCGGAGGTGAAGTACACAATGCCTCTCTGGCCCCCAGAATCAAAACCAGTCCAACTATTCATCTGCCCAGCTCCAGAACCAGGTACCCACTGTCTTAGGTGAAAGAGGGTCTAAAAGATACTCAGGAAACACGAGAAGGACCAGGATAGCAATACCGCACTGTAGATCTAAGGCAGGTACATCTTACTGTTCTGGATTCCCATGGATGGTACAAACTGGGAAGGCCGATGACGAATTGCAGGCTCCTCCCGGGACTGAAGGCCGTTGTCTCTGAAGGCCAGGTCTCCCTGTGATGGACGGGCAAGTTCACAGTGGCCCAATCCTGAATGACAAAATTAACTCCTTGCGTCTGTATTTCAGGCCACGTGAAAATTGCTAGTGATCAAAAAAGCAAAGTCTCTTACCAGTGACTAATCCCAGTTCAAATGCTCTGGAAAAGGCCAGGATCAAAATCATACTAGGAAGAGGAAATCAGACCTCCAttagcaaaacaaagcaaataaaatccCTTTGAATTAACACCTGGGTCTTCTCATCACAGGACCACAGACCGCTAGGGAGAAATTGTAGAGCaccactttcctttttttctttttcctttcttttaaaatggctGATTAATTCACGTAACAACACAAAGAAAGATGATGAGAATAAAGTCCACCTAATCTCCAACTCTTTCCAATACGTGTTATTACTTCTTAGGCTGTGTCCTCATACGCACATAATTTTAAGTAGGTATAAATCTTTTATCTTCTATTTcacatgtttttttctcctgcatATAGTTTTCATATAGGAATTTTAAATGCCTGGATGACATTCTATGTAATTTATGAATTCCATTTTACAAACTATTTCATTTAAACCAGTCATTTAAAAGATgttcaaggtttaaaaaaatttcccattATTCTTAACGGTTCCCAAATATTGAAAACCTGCCTATACCTTTAACCTTCTCAGAAGCAGATTCTTAATTTCGTTGTAATATTGACCTTTTCTAACAAGAGAGTAGGAAAACATTAGTCATTTCAGAGGCAGAGCCAGTGACCTGTTTGAAGATGTTAAAAGCCAATAGCAAAGGTGGATGCAACTTTAAGTTCCAGGTCTTTTGGAAAAACAGCGGCACTGTTGGCAGCTCTTTAAGGTTTGAACGAGATGAAGTCAAACAACAGAGAGGTGCAGGACATGTTTCCTAAGCTGGGAAACTAGTAATCAAAAGCTCACGCTCAAGATTGGTTCATACCTGGAAGAAAAGCGCTCCATCTTTCTTTGGTCCATGGCTCCTaacaatttagaaagaaaaagatattaggCTGGCTTTAATTCACAGCCATTGCCAAAACACCCAAAGGAAAACGTTAATTTCTTGAAGTGAAAAATGGgcatttaaggagaaaaatatcCCAGATGAGAAATATGGTCTCCCCAGAAGGTCTCAGAAGCAGGAGCCAGGATGCCGGAAGAAACTGGGGGGTTCCTCAGACAGGTCGGTCCTAATAAACGCTTTGAATAAAACCTTCAGGGAGATTCTCCTTCCTCAGCCACAAGCCCCCGGGTGGCGGGGACAGCCCTCCGGTGGGCGGGGAGGCGGAGGCCCGTGCGCATTACAATGCCGAAACACTCGGGGGTGGAGGTGAGAGGCGGTGAAGCCAAACAAAGAGAATGGAAAAGGCCATTATTGTAAAACTGTTGTTAATTAGCCCTAATGTCTCTATCACTAGTTTCGAGTTAAAAAGATCAGATTTActctttgaaagaaagaagaaaaaaaaagcaaaccaattACTCTTAACGGGGTGGTGATTCCAAGTTGGAGGAGTGGTGGAAAGTATTGCTGTAATCGGGAAAACCTGAACACCAGGTATGGGTCTCCCAAGGCGtttgatattttattgaaaaGTTTTATTTCCCGCAAATTTGCTTTCATCTTTGGTTTTCCAAGAACGGTGTgttgagcccgtgctccgccccAGGCAGACTCAGGTGGTCGAGAAGGGTGCGTCTCAGCGGGCGGGACGGAAAGGCGAGGAAGCAGGTGGTCCAAACAGAAGTTCAGGGTCAGGAGGGGGGTTCCTGCCCTCGCAGGAGTGAGTGGGTGTAAATTCCAGGCGCACCTGAATTTGCAAGCGAGACTGGAAGGAAGCGGAGCCGGCgccaggggtggggtgtggggcgAGGGGAGGCGGGCAGCGAGTGTGCGTCGAGGGCCTGCGCCTTCTTGGTGGCCTGCGCATCGGGGTGCCAGGCCTGCTCtaggaaaatgttctggaaacaTGGCAGTCCGGCCTGGGAGGCCATTTCAGCCTTGCCACTGGGTTTCACTGCATTTTAACAGTCTCCCAGCACCCACAGTGTGGCCTCTTCCATCCCTTCTCCGCCCTGCCCCCAACAACACGGGAATTAACCCCAGATTCAGCTGTGTCCCCTGTTACGCTGTAAGCCTTTATTTGGTGGTTCCCTGAAGCCCCAGACGCTGCTGCTGGAGAGGCATGTCACTTAGCCCATGGCCTCtagaaaccaagcaggaccctgaggggccctcccaggtacaaaaaGCCCCTCCATGTCCCTTGTCTCCTGTTGAGTCACAGAGGAGCAGGCTCAAGCAGCTAATGATTAGGACAATAGAGTCACAGAATCTTCAGTTCCTCCCTGAAGGAcacagtgtctgatgcacattcctgagcTGTGTTGCAGATACtataactgccaccagagggaaaaagctaactgcatgatgaccagactgtagccatgacatgaGCTGCTCTGTCTTGAGCAGCACTGAATCTATGGctagcacaattccaagaactggcctcaagagaaTGGGAAAAAACTGACCCTGGAGTTGAAGATTAACTgtgcttaaaacaatcaagatgacggtGACACAACCTGGCTCCAACAGATCTTAGCCCACCATACTCCCCTATTTCAAGGTGGATGGGATTGGTTTATGAACCTATTTTCTTGGATTCCCTCTGGGATTAGGTCAATGCTTGAAGGAATCCTTAAATTGGGATTTTATCTTCTAGTCAAGGGATCATAATTGGCACGCCAGCTCTTTGCAAAACAGTTACTTAAAACGTTAGTAATGAGATGCCTCTTTTGGAGTCTCAACAGGCACGTAAGGGAACCAAAGAATATTTCTTACACCATGTCAGATCCTTCCACTCTAAGAATCCTTCGTCGCCCATGCTCAGCTTGAAGTTACAGAGACGTCTTCACCCCTTTTCCCTAGACATGGAAAGAAAATCCGGCAGTGGGGATTGTAACTGAGGAAATGAGACTGTAACTAGGGACTGTCAGCAACTCAGCATTGTTCCAAatctatttctttctcctttttttgccacaccacaaggctggtgggatcttagttccccgaccagggatcaaacccatgacccCGACAGTGGAACCatgtagtcctaaccactggactaacagggaattccccccaatatatttcttaattattaCTATGCCTGACTTCTACCATTAGCTTAGCTTAGCTTGCCGCTGATGGAGAAACTGCTTGCTGCTTGATGTGTATCGAGATTGAGGATTAGTTTTTCTATAGACTTCACCCTTGTTCCTTATTCTCCAGGACTAAGTGACCAAAAATTTATGGGTCAGATAACGTTCCAACCACAATCGAGACCTGACGGCTACTTGGAACCGCGTGATGGAGACAATCATCTCTGAAAATAGAAGACTGACCCCTCCCCTGCACGTaacccttttccctcttttcccaaGCAAAACCTGGGGGTTTGGGTCTTTGTGACATGAGTCTACCATCTCCCCAGGGTTGCTGGCTTCCTCAGTAAGGCTATCTTTCCTTTTACCCAACACTTGTCTTGCAGTACTGGACTCTTGAGCAAAGAGTCTCTTGGGAAAGAGACTCTTGGGGAAgaggcagggatttccaggagtTGGGCCACCGCCCACATTTTGggcttttatggtcagccttggaactgtcatggcgcctgtgggtgtgccatttagcatatgctaatatattacaatgagTGCATAATGAGCTCAAGGTCTACCGGGagtcaaatcttccaccatcttgggcctGGTCAGCtctaaccagttttttttttttgtttttttttaacatctttattggattataattgctttacaatgttgtgttagtttctgctgtataacaaagtgaagcggctatacatatatccccatatcccctccctcttgcatctccctcccacccctctaggtggtcaccaagcactgagctgatctctctgtgctctgcagctgcttcccactagctatctattttacatttggtagtagagagagtccatgctactctctcacttcgtcccagcttacccttccccctccctgtgacctcaagtccattctctacatctttatcTAACCAGTGTTTGTCGTCTCCAGtttttctcaaccactgtgtTATTCTtgaaaggttgtgccctgcccccttccctcctgtttcagttcTCTTGTCACCCATCTCTGTCCATTGGATTTACACCGTGGCAAAATGAATTGGCAGCAGCATCTGAAGCCATTTCAGCATCCGTGTCTACCTCTGTGAAGGCAACAGGTCCACAGGTGCTAAAGAAGAGCTGTTATTTGCTTCTACACCTGCATCTTGGGAGAATtaaactttaaattatatttagtgGGAGGTAGGTCCCCATCA
Protein-coding regions in this window:
- the CRIPTO gene encoding protein Cripto; the protein is MDQRKMERFSSSMILILAFSRAFELGLVTGLGHCELARPSQGDLAFRDNGLQSREEPAIRHRPSQFVPSMGIQNSKELNRTCCLNGGTCMLGSFCACPPSFYGRNCEHDMRKENCGSVPHDTWLPRKCSMCKCWHGQFRCFPQPFLPGCDGHVTDEHLTASGTPELALSACAFMLPGICLAIQSYY